One Papaver somniferum cultivar HN1 chromosome 10, ASM357369v1, whole genome shotgun sequence genomic window carries:
- the LOC113319580 gene encoding exocyst complex component EXO84B-like isoform X2 yields MADNDYRILQHICFFCSFNFNWVHYTSLSDFVETLSAWILPRGFRFRDPENSDDSTSDEYSDSSIDESSLESMTGKGIKRLCSELVELKRASDEDFHRNICSNYSSFVRIFNEVGTMENEFTHLKQHVLTQRKLVKNLTDGIYHNLVSEESIIEESLYEEHYQPSNLEITETLDILLSEHRLDEALGILEIWIRPLKIIQLEENPPMQVLASYSSAILERKSRLVNQLALVASHPRVAAPELQKALAGLQRLGESQLATHIMLKYYHHRLLNGAKSFETIHGDKSPYASEFIQWMREALEVFVICFDKYVKSDSEINGRLSTAVAAVEISFSFCSLLEAQSIMLQPCLVKLMRPCMNEVLKMHIDHCKKVVGIFTATDDWVLGKYLISGILNKRALPMITGRELEYWMLTNSGRKLTSMLQGIISEVLPLIDLQMEISVLNGLMELFREYIETLVKVIPCKMNILGAGSSRVILAQALSQQVSVLANASALVDIFSITFKSIFMDNQNLGFQPENMGSRGKELDNWIVVIQQISNQLTTHFCQQFVHRVMSPDAGSRVCAETYTDGQEDSELDQDFMPSFAFQIFGKPLRINRPSMSNNLEVSSSLLWTCTFWWKYQGLEGSFLKTCLMLLWI; encoded by the exons AGATTCTAGTATCGATGAATCTAGTCTTGAATCAATGACTGGCAAG GGGATAAAACGTCTTTGTTCAGAGCTTGTTGAGCTAAAGAGGGCATCAGATGAAGATTTTCACAgaaatatttgctcgaattaTTCGTCATTTGTCCG AATATTCAACGAGGTAGGAACCATGGAAAACGAATTCACTCATCTAAAACAACATGTTTTAACACAAAGGAAACTAGTGAAAAACCTGACAGACGGCATTTACCACAATTTGGTGTCAGAAGAATCAATTATTGAAGAATCCTTATATGAGGAGCACTATCAACCGAGCAACTTAGAGATAACAGAAACACTGGACATACTTTTGTCAGAACATAGACTAGATGAAGCTCTTGGGATTTTGGAAATATGGATTCGGCCTCTAAAGATAATACAGTTGGAAGAGAATCCTCCAATGCAGGTTTTGGCCTCTTATAGTTCTGCAATACTGGAAAGGAAGTCGAGACTTGTGAATCAACTTGCCCTTGTCGCCAGTCATCCAAGAGTAGCTGCGCCAGAATTACAGAAGGCACTTGCCGGACTACAAAGACTCGGTGAAAGTCAGCTTGCAACACATATAATGCTTAAATATTATCATCACCGTCTTCTTAATG GAGCAAAGAGTTTTGAAACTATACACGGAGATAAATCACCATATGCTTCAGAATTTATTCAGTGGATGCGTGAAGCACTGGAAGTCTTTGTTATATGTTTTGATAAGTATGTTAAGTCTGATTCTGAAATAAATGGTCGGTTGTCAACGGCAGTAGCagctgtagaaatttctttctcattttgttcCCTGCTTGAAGCTCAAAGCATAATGTTGCAACCGTGCTTGGTGAAGCTAATGAGACCTTGTATGAACGAAGTTCTAAAGATGCATATTGACCATTGTAAGAAAGTTGTTGGTATTTTCACAGCAACTGATGATTGGGTACTCGGTAAATACCTTATTTCAGGAATTCTGAATAAGAGAGCCTTGCCCATGATAACTGGTCGTGAACTGGAATATTGGATGCTCACCAACAGCGGAAGGAAATTAACATCAATGCTGCAG GGTATCATTAGTGAAGTTTTGCCATTAATCGACCTTCAAATGGAGATCTCAGTTCTCAATGGACTAATGGAACTCTTCAGAGAATATATTGAGACTCTTGTTAAAGTCATCCCTTGTAAAATGAACATACTAGGTGCAGGCAGTTCAAGAGTAATTTTGGCTCAAGCTTTATCCCAACAAGTTTCTGTGTTGGCAAATGCATCAGCACTTGTAGATATTTTCTCAATCACTTTCAAGAGCATATTCATGGACAATCAGAACTTAGGTTTTCAGCCAGAAAATATGGGTAGCCGCGGGAAGGAACTTGATAACTGGATAGTTGTGATTCAACAAATATCAAATCAACTTACCACTCATTTCTGCCAGCAATTTGTGCATAGAGTTATGTCTCCAGATGCTGGATCGAGAGTTTGTGCAGAAACTTATACTGATGGTCAAGAAGACTCTGAGTTAGATCAAGATTTTATGCCCTCTTTTGCATTTCAG ATTTTTGGAAAGCCATTGAGGATAAATCGACCATCAATGTCCAACAATCTCGAGGTTTCGAGCAG TTTATTGTGGACATGCACTTTCTGGTGGAAATATCAAGGTTTGGAGGGTTCTTTTCTGAAAACATGCTTGATGCTTCTCTGGATCTAA
- the LOC113319580 gene encoding exocyst complex component EXO84B-like isoform X1: MADNDYRILQHICFFCSFNFNWVHYTSLSDFVETLSAWILPRGFRFRDPENSDDSTSDEYSDSSIDESSLESMTGKGIKRLCSELVELKRASDEDFHRNICSNYSSFVRIFNEVGTMENEFTHLKQHVLTQRKLVKNLTDGIYHNLVSEESIIEESLYEEHYQPSNLEITETLDILLSEHRLDEALGILEIWIRPLKIIQLEENPPMQVLASYSSAILERKSRLVNQLALVASHPRVAAPELQKALAGLQRLGESQLATHIMLKYYHHRLLNGISSLQSSKEYLHGIYFKELTKFVFSVISQGAKSFETIHGDKSPYASEFIQWMREALEVFVICFDKYVKSDSEINGRLSTAVAAVEISFSFCSLLEAQSIMLQPCLVKLMRPCMNEVLKMHIDHCKKVVGIFTATDDWVLGKYLISGILNKRALPMITGRELEYWMLTNSGRKLTSMLQGIISEVLPLIDLQMEISVLNGLMELFREYIETLVKVIPCKMNILGAGSSRVILAQALSQQVSVLANASALVDIFSITFKSIFMDNQNLGFQPENMGSRGKELDNWIVVIQQISNQLTTHFCQQFVHRVMSPDAGSRVCAETYTDGQEDSELDQDFMPSFAFQIFGKPLRINRPSMSNNLEVSSSLLWTCTFWWKYQGLEGSFLKTCLMLLWI; this comes from the exons AGATTCTAGTATCGATGAATCTAGTCTTGAATCAATGACTGGCAAG GGGATAAAACGTCTTTGTTCAGAGCTTGTTGAGCTAAAGAGGGCATCAGATGAAGATTTTCACAgaaatatttgctcgaattaTTCGTCATTTGTCCG AATATTCAACGAGGTAGGAACCATGGAAAACGAATTCACTCATCTAAAACAACATGTTTTAACACAAAGGAAACTAGTGAAAAACCTGACAGACGGCATTTACCACAATTTGGTGTCAGAAGAATCAATTATTGAAGAATCCTTATATGAGGAGCACTATCAACCGAGCAACTTAGAGATAACAGAAACACTGGACATACTTTTGTCAGAACATAGACTAGATGAAGCTCTTGGGATTTTGGAAATATGGATTCGGCCTCTAAAGATAATACAGTTGGAAGAGAATCCTCCAATGCAGGTTTTGGCCTCTTATAGTTCTGCAATACTGGAAAGGAAGTCGAGACTTGTGAATCAACTTGCCCTTGTCGCCAGTCATCCAAGAGTAGCTGCGCCAGAATTACAGAAGGCACTTGCCGGACTACAAAGACTCGGTGAAAGTCAGCTTGCAACACATATAATGCTTAAATATTATCATCACCGTCTTCTTAATGGTATAAGTAGTTTGCAGTCTTCGAAAGAATATTTGCACGGGATTTACTTTAAGGAACTCACAAAGTTTGTTTTTTCTGTGATCTCACAAGGAGCAAAGAGTTTTGAAACTATACACGGAGATAAATCACCATATGCTTCAGAATTTATTCAGTGGATGCGTGAAGCACTGGAAGTCTTTGTTATATGTTTTGATAAGTATGTTAAGTCTGATTCTGAAATAAATGGTCGGTTGTCAACGGCAGTAGCagctgtagaaatttctttctcattttgttcCCTGCTTGAAGCTCAAAGCATAATGTTGCAACCGTGCTTGGTGAAGCTAATGAGACCTTGTATGAACGAAGTTCTAAAGATGCATATTGACCATTGTAAGAAAGTTGTTGGTATTTTCACAGCAACTGATGATTGGGTACTCGGTAAATACCTTATTTCAGGAATTCTGAATAAGAGAGCCTTGCCCATGATAACTGGTCGTGAACTGGAATATTGGATGCTCACCAACAGCGGAAGGAAATTAACATCAATGCTGCAG GGTATCATTAGTGAAGTTTTGCCATTAATCGACCTTCAAATGGAGATCTCAGTTCTCAATGGACTAATGGAACTCTTCAGAGAATATATTGAGACTCTTGTTAAAGTCATCCCTTGTAAAATGAACATACTAGGTGCAGGCAGTTCAAGAGTAATTTTGGCTCAAGCTTTATCCCAACAAGTTTCTGTGTTGGCAAATGCATCAGCACTTGTAGATATTTTCTCAATCACTTTCAAGAGCATATTCATGGACAATCAGAACTTAGGTTTTCAGCCAGAAAATATGGGTAGCCGCGGGAAGGAACTTGATAACTGGATAGTTGTGATTCAACAAATATCAAATCAACTTACCACTCATTTCTGCCAGCAATTTGTGCATAGAGTTATGTCTCCAGATGCTGGATCGAGAGTTTGTGCAGAAACTTATACTGATGGTCAAGAAGACTCTGAGTTAGATCAAGATTTTATGCCCTCTTTTGCATTTCAG ATTTTTGGAAAGCCATTGAGGATAAATCGACCATCAATGTCCAACAATCTCGAGGTTTCGAGCAG TTTATTGTGGACATGCACTTTCTGGTGGAAATATCAAGGTTTGGAGGGTTCTTTTCTGAAAACATGCTTGATGCTTCTCTGGATCTAA